The sequence below is a genomic window from Bombus pascuorum chromosome 15, iyBomPasc1.1, whole genome shotgun sequence.
AGACTTACTCTtatgaagaaaattttaaaatatagttgtataatttattgtcaTAATCATGTGCAATAAGGTCCTAAATTATAGTCATATAACTTCATAAAACTTTCTTTTGATAATGATAAGAAAGTATCTAAAAAAATAAGCGTTAATTCTCTTTTGTTACACTCAACAAATTCTATTGTCTTACAATGAAATCAGAAAGTTACAAAAGTATGTTTTAGGCTAGTATGCAGAAAGATCATTAAAAATGGCAGTACAGGAAATAGTTCAATCTTGGCATTTGTAACATGTTATACATCGTAAGTGTTATACctttttgattttaaaaacaGTTTATTGCTAACAGATGTTAATTTCCCTTAATGATTGTTTATTTGATCCCCATATCACTGcttaatttataaacattttaatgaCTCTTAAACATTTACttaatgtttattattagAGTCAAGTTCTTGTATAATATGTTACAGATGTGTCTTGTGGATGAGATACGGTATGCTTATTGGAGATCGATTTATATTGTTAGTGAATGTTTTTGGCTCCATACTCCAAGCATCttatatttacgtatttattttgtatagtgtacaaaaatttaaacCAATAAAACAAATGATTGCAGCGACTTGCTTCCTTGGAATTGTGTACTTTTATAGTTTTTACGAGGAAGACAGAGTATTAGCTGCAAAATATGTTGGTTTCCTTAGTTGTATATTAACAGTATTATTTTTTGCATCTCCATTAATGATGTTGGTAAGTCTCCTAACTTTTTCAGTTTGTAATAATTGCTTGGCTTGAAAAAGAgataatggaataaaatattttttaggcACATGTGGTAAGAGTTAAAAGTACAGAAAGTTTACCATTTCCCATTATCATGGCTTCTTTAATAGTTTCTTGTCAGTGGTTTGCATACGGTTGCCTTCTTAATGATCGGTTCATACAAATACCAAATTTCTTAGGTTGTGTATTATCTGCATTTcaactttgtttctttttagtttATCATAACGATCAATCTAATGAGActtatttgatataatatcaataaatatatctcaCATATGTActgtaaacaaataaatatattttttaatatattgatcataaattaaaatatatgatttgTACTCtcaaagagaaatatattttcgaaataattaatcgacttcttaattgaaagaaaacacTACTTATTCTTCAAATTTGATTCCTTCCCGCTAAAAACTGCTGCTACGTGGTTTCTCAAACACTTCTGTTGGCACTATAAAATTCCCTAAATGTCAGAATAACAACTGATAAATacacaatttataaaaatacaacgatggcattaaataatatcttatttCCAAAAACAAACGAATTACATAATAGATGTATAACAAAAACTATTTTCCATGTATTACACCTACAAATTACTTTTCCTCTCTACTTCTAgtaaatctataaattatttttcttttcttacttttccaacatatattaattgataattcgagcatatatcattatattttttacattatgttaatataaaaatataaaatattcaaaaacaaACAACTTCATAATGCTTAAAAACCACATTAGTACTTCATTTGAACTTCGCATTAGTCATACATCTGTTCCAAATATACCAaaacaaatattgtataactGCTGCAAAATTACTACTCATATTCTAAAAAATCTTTCTCGCATTCTGCTGTTATAATATTGGTCAAGATAATCGATTTTCTCTTAAAAATGCTGCTTTAAAGGCGGAAGTTGACGGAGCGAATATATTGGTGAGACATATTGGTGGAGTTCCGGGGCGGACCGGTTGGCAGCACTGGCAGAGGTGGTGtcgagaagagagaaagaggtgCGGTGTTGCGTGACTGACTGCGAGTCCGAGCGTGtgtgtttgttgtgttgtaCGAGGAACAAATTTGTACTTCTCTTATTTGggaagaaaacgaggaaaacaaaaaaaaaaaaagaaaatagggAAAACCGTTTCGCTTGATCTTTGTTTTTGGGGGAAAGAGATCGCACGTttggaagagaaaagaatcaTGTCGTCGTACATCCAGGTTGCCGAGGACGAAGGCGATGAGCCGATTGAATTGCCGACCGAGGACGATAGCACACTTTTATTGACTACCGTAACCGCCCAGTTCCCCGGGACATGTGGCTTGAAATATCGGAATCCAGAATCTCGGACGATGCGTGGCATTCGTCTCGTTGACGGGCGTCTTCATCCACCGGAAAATGGATGGGGCAAGGCGATTTACTTCTGTGTTTTTCCAAAAGGTGCTTATTTCACTATGAATCGTTGCTTTTTTGATcgtcctctctctttctctctcgctctcttggtatatatatgtgtgtgtgtatatatatatccttaTCTCCCCTATTTCCTCCCCTCCTTCTCCCCACTCCtttccaaaaatgtactaaCGCCACACGAATCAAGATcaactatatgtatatagcatGCTTTTGCATATACTtgagaaacagaaatattaaCACACACATAGattgttttagaaaatttttgtatgaaTTTTGAAAACTGTAATTAGATtatggatttttatgtaaatttatatatttttggaaatgtaattgaaaaaatagaatacttttcaaatattgTAGAAAGCACTGTGATTTAAatgttctatatatatttccattttatatgcattttgTGCAATTTTGCAGTTTCAAacttataaatgcataaaaatccgcagttttgtaattttgcagtgattgtattttttttgtaaaatcatCATCATTGTGATATCAGTTTTGACTCTTGaaacattatttcataaaattttcatacgaatttcaagaaaaattattacgtgtaacctAAATTTTTGCTTCGGTTATGATTCTTATAAGGGTTTTGTATtgtttttaaatgattttttttttattctacgtAGTCTTTTGGTTCTAAATCTGATCTAGCATCAATTCTTCTATTGATTTTATGATTTCCGAAATTTTATGTTTCGATAAAAGTAGTTtgtggaatatttattattatttatctttatttattatctttatctttattgtATTACTTATTATGATGTATattaaagatttaaatttgaaagttaCATTTTGCAGATTTGTATGGGATTTTATaactaaatttaatatgtgTTGGTATTTCTGATTATCACTATATATTGATTAATGTGAAACTTAAAAGTTTGTTAAACTTATCAATTGTTTATAACAACTTGAAGCTTTTTTTTAGTTCTTGTGAGTTTACAAATACTATTGTTGCTAATGCTTGATcttgaataattcatatttatcttattatgATCATTAGACtgcagatgtttatgcaaatttatatttttgtgaatgTAACTAAGTAAAGTTGTTTCATCTACTAGCTTGAATATTACTTATACTTGTTCAGATTACACAAAATGCAtgctatgaaattttatatttaaagttcTCATAACTGCATAAACATCCATAGTTTAATGGTCATTTTACTCATATACTTGTCTTTTTCGAAGTCCAGTACATGTGTTTGtgtttgttatattttgaGCTTTCAAATCCatcctctcttcttttccttttttttatttatgtttttttttcttttttttttctttttttttttactttttttcaaGAACATAGAACTTCACCTTTCtgcataattttttttattaatcctCTGATTCCCATAACTTGGACTAAGatacaatatgaaaaatatttgttatttctatttctatatatatattttatatattagatttatgtattatatttatatatattatatatatatatattatatatatatattatatatatatatataaaattcccTTTTatgtatagaataaaaaatagaacaaGATAATACAAATAACGTAAACCTGGAATTGCAATAGTAATTCTAcatttcatatgtatataaaagtttcaaaaaagCTAgtattcttatataaatttattatgtatattacatactGTATATTCTTTTTGATATTGCAATACAGTAACTGATCAAGTAATACAAAACACATTTTCTCtacaaaaacaagaaaaatcaaatatgtataaaagcAGCCATTAGAGTTCATCAGTATTTATAAAGTATTGATTTGTTTATGTTGTAAGCAGTTGAAGGTACATATGGGAACTGGAGGGTcaaatacttatatttatttctaaatagtttaaaaaatttgtttcttattaaCTTTGATCATTTACTACATCTAGTGGTGTTAATGTAAGCATATGCTAGTATTCAACTCAATGAATGAACATTCACAGACCTGGATCATAAATATGTTAGCATTATATTCTTAACTCATATTATTAATAAGGTCtacaaatatctatatatttatagctaAAGTTTGTTTACACCTATGTGagtctgtatatatatatacacacacatagaTGTGAATCTGaatgtttaatataatgtattttgcGCGCGCGTGCGTGCACATACATgccacacacacacacacacacacacacacacacacacacacacacacacacacacacacacacacacacacacacacgcatagttacatacgtatacaatacggcacaaattttttatattttttgaaaagtaGTTATTTGTACTGGATTTCCATACTTccgtttttttattattatttttattacagttgcatttattttttctctctttcttaaattatatatatacgtgtagAATCTTGTGATGCGACAAACTTTTTTCGGATGAAGTTctagtaaaatgaaaaaaagttaGTAGACATGAACACTTATATCTTTTCAGAGAACAAACGTAAATCTGATGACAATTTGGAAAATTCCACAGCTAAGACTAAAAGAATGGAAACAAAGTTGCGTTGCACAGACTTGATCGTACTTGGTTTACCATGGAAAACAACCGAGCAGAACTTGcgagaatattttgaaacatttggCGAAGTACTCATGGCACAAGTGAGTCTctcaattttttcctttcacttttttttttcttgttcgtatttaaatattcataagaaTGTGAAAAAAAGAGGTTATTAAAAACAGTTCGGTATTGAATAGTGaattaaaatcttgaaaataattatagattaaaatttcatttcgatctAAATTTTGTTGTAGGTTAAAAAAGATGCAAAGTCGGGTCAGAGCAAAGGATTTGGCTTTATTAGATTTGGAAGTTATGAGTCTCAATTAAGATGTCTTGCCCAGCGACATATGATTGATGGGCGATGGTGTGATGTCAAGGTTCCCAATAGTAAGGTAAGAGCATCATTATGTTCattaaaaaacattaattGTTTCTTCATGTATCTGCAAGTagctatgaaatatttaattatttaacaattatttaagatcttaatatacatacgtagGATATTTGCATGCGAATCGTAGATCTGTACCCACGTTTCGTACTATCCAATTTATTATGTACCAATAATGTAACTTtctgataaataattattcacaaaaattaatatattcatttatttctctatGAAATAATGCAAATATAAGATAATCTTGTACTATTTCTTTGTTCTTTAAAGTGatttagtaaatataataaagtaatgcatattataaaaaagatgtcccaaaaattataaaagcaaAAAAGTTGTTGATTAAGTAAACAGCAAAATTGCTTTCTTGCAATGAAAGACAATATCTATATAAGaatgatttttctatatatattttgtatagatCTATGATGCGCGCTATAAGATATTAATAGAACTATAAACAACAGtacgaattataaaaaagataaaagaatggATAAGAGGCCTGTCTATGGCACAGACGCGGATGGATTCTTGGTTGAAAAAGTTCTTTTCTCTATTCTGAATCTTTGCACAATGACTATAAGACATATAATTGGTTTCcatttacaatttttgaacgtcatcttttatatatatctctTGAGGAGAAAGTATACTGTGGTATAAATAGATGAATGTGTAGTCGATTAAGTGGCATATTTATAATGGAAATGTGATATATGTGTGTAAATGCTTTAATGAGTGTAGTACGATGCAAAGTGAGATACTTTAAGAAAGTATGCTTGCGTGCCCTTGTAAATAACATTGGTATGTTTGTGTTCTCTTTAAATAGTGTGGAAATTTCACGAATATGCTATGAGAGCGTACCACTGTCAGACAAATAAATACGGacatttgaaaatacataCCCAATTGATTAATACAGAACTTAGGACAGATTAGTTGCAACATGTAGGACTACTATTTTATGAACTTGATTTCCTAGTGCGAAATTTTCATAAGAATTCTGTGTATTGTGCAGCTGTTAacttgttagaaaaatttaaacaaaagtaTCATTGCATCTATGGGACGAGATTTAGAGAGATCGATCTTTTTTCGTGTTAAAACGTATGTTATGCACTAGGagtgaattttaaatgataaaatagtCGAGCACTGGTTAAATGTGTAACtttttgaaaatgataaatattgtaatggGTATGGTTTGCGTGACAGTGTGTGCAATCGAAGGtgtgtaatgtaataaattgttataatttcttGAAGTGAGCACTGAATTTTGCGAAGAGAACTTCCAGGTCATGATTAGATTTAACTTACATAAAACGTCAACAAATATAGAATCATTCAGTATATGGTGTCCTTTACAATCGATTTAATATAGTACTTGTAAAATGGTATTGATAACGATACGAACAAATAGAGTGTAAAGTTCGTAGATGAATGAAAGACGCGTGATGTCTAAAAGTCGTGCCGTTCTTATTACTATAAAAGATCTTCTATTAGCGCGTGTTACGATGATAGTTTGAAACTTTATAATTGGTATGTGGTATGATAcgttgaaacaaaaagaaacctaagagaaataaaagaaaagaaaaaatatagaaaaaaagtaTGTTAATGAGTGAGAGTGCGTATATGTGTGTGATTCAATCAAttataatagataaaaattgtatgtgATTGTCGAGGGCTGGTGTATCTGGTTGCAGAATATTGATGGCTTAATGATGGCTCGTCAGTATGATACGAGCAAACACAATGAATGCTACCGCCCTATACCGGTTCATACGCCGAGTAGTCGACGGGTACCTGTGGCGAAACCGTATATCAACTTAAATACATCCGAAGCTGCTAATACACCTAGGTACGATTCGGAGTACGATTATAAAACAACGCATTATCCGTCGTACCCTCCCAATTATCCGTACGATGATAACAATAAGTACAAGTACGAGGGCCAGAACTATAATGCGTATGAGAAACCGAGTTACCCATCCTATGAGGATCCTGGGTACGACACACGTAATTACATGGTTCAACATACAACCGCAGCAGCCCCGAATCCCAGCGCCGCATATCCGTCCGATACGGAGTATACAAGATACACCAACTACGAAGGACGCGCTGTGTACCCGGTCATGGAAAATCCGGACTACACGGAGAAAGCCAGATATAATTATGGTTACGATCGAAACTATTATGAAGCAGACGGTCGTTACGCATCCACGGACTGTAGATACGCACTGGATGTCAGATATCCAGATACCAGACACGCGGACAATCGAATTCCAGCTGATAGTAGAGAAGCTGATTGTAGATATCCGGTGGACAATCGTGATATGGATAGAagatacgctgtcgatggtaGGGACCCGGATGGTAGATACGCTGTTGAGAACAGAGAAGTAGACACCAGATATCCGCCAGATTCGAAGGAAGTAGACGCCAGGTTTACAGATACAACAAGATATCCGGCTAAAGAGAACTATTACGATCGTTATTACAAGCATCGCCCATCGAGGGATCACCATGTCTCGGATACGTCAAGATACTGATGAGTCTTGTTACTATCGTTAAATACATATGTGTCACGTTTCAACGGGAATAGAGATTTTTATGATAGGAGATTGCTTGTAAACGCTCAATTCATCATTTGTATGAGATACCTTCAAGCGACAAAGAATTTTCACAATATATGttcttttgtaatttgttttaaCTCTTGAATTGCTCTTATACctcgtataatattttctctttattgGCCTGTCGGATGGCATGATATAATTTGTTTCTACAATTAATGAATCCCATCATTGGTTACAAATGAATATGAATGATAATTTTGAACATGGACATTTCTCGATGGAAACTAAGTGGAAGAGAATGTATCTCGGTTTAACAAGCGAATCTCTTGAATTTCTGTTTCCTTGAATTCATAAGTAGTCTCATCGTATTCGCTATAAAgacgtaaattatatatattcccCTTGATTCGCGATCTCtgttgcaaatatttaaaaaaaagagaaaaaaagatatgttATTGACTTTTTAGCAATAGCTTTGTATAACTGTTTACATTTTATCATCAAACTATTGTGCTTATTCAGTTTaagataatgtaatatatatatatagcatgAATTTTTACATCGAATATATACAGAGAAAAAGGAGTTTGTACAGATTTTGTGCATGGATTTTTAAAAGGCCATAGTGCttaagtattatattatatatacatatatatatatattcatggggataaaaaatgtaaattgacCAGGCGATACCTTTTTTCTCAAATCGTTAATTAGACCATATGTATcaaaaagatttttctataaaacttGACGTTAGTGCAGAttaacattcttttttcttctcttattcatttttatgtgAAATAATTGGACGTTCAAtcaaagattttaataatttagccTATAATTaagctaaataataaagttaGTGTGTACTTGAtcattatttttgataaatgagACATTACTGTATGTACATTTATGACAGTAATGTGCACTGTGCGCAagttttattgaataatattaaaagaaaaacaaaaaaaatcaaaaaattacCAAAAATCTGTGAAAATCTGTTGTACATGATTGATTGATTGTGCGTTTGTGCGTAGGAGGGAATGATTCAGCAAGTACCCTGCAAGGTATTCGTGGGACGCTGTACAGAAGACCTAACTGCTGATGATCTGCGCGACTATTTCTCCAAATATGGCGAAGTGACGGACGTGTTCATCCCAAAACCTTTCCGTGCATTTTCATTTGTTACTTTCTTAGATCCCGAGGTAGCCCAGTCCCTATGCGGCGAGGATCACATTATTAAAGGAGTGTCTGTACACGTGTCGAACGCCGCGCCGAAGTCTGAGGggaacaataaaaatttcaataatcaaGTGAACTCAAACATGCGTAGAGGCGCTCCAGGTCCCGTCGAGAATAACGTGCAGGGAAACTATCAGGGTAACCGATACATGGGCCACTCAGGTAACAATATGGGTCCAAATGGCTGGAACAATCCAGGGAATCGGGGCAATCTTGACATGCCTAACCTTCAAGCATTGGGTATTACTGGGCAAAATAAtggcggcggtggcggtggcggtaTGTCAAATCCATTGGCGATGGGAGGGCTGAATTTGTCCGCGTTACCAGTCAACCCGGCTTTGGTCGCAGCTGCATTGAACCAAGCATCTTGGGGTCTGATCGGTAACTTGCAGAATCAGGGAAACGATCAGGGCTATTCGAACCAGCCTGGCCCACCTGGTCAACCACCTTCAGGCAACAATAGTATTGGTAACAGTGGAAACTCTGGCTTTCTCAGTTGGATGAATCAAGGGGGTGGTGATGGTAATACTGGCAATCCTGGAACAGGTGGTCCAGGCCCGAATAATCCAAACGCATCCCAAGGTGCTTGGCAGAATCATCCAGGACAACGTGATCAGAAATCGAACACCTTTCTCAAGTACGAATAAGCTGCGTCGAGGGTCCCAGTATAGTCCTGGAAAGGGCGACGAATCCGTTCCTTTGATCCTGACACACGTTAACTACAAGTGACAAGAGTCTAGGCAAGTGTATGTAGGTACAAAATAATCttcttcatttatataaagaaCAGAACCAAAGCCTCTATCAATGGAGGGGAACGGGTTCCATGATTATTCTTTCTGTATGTTCCATTATCTCAGACATACAGAgagaaatgatatattttcttccctttttttctacttttattcaaattcaatttcatttgatCATGATgattatgtatacatatacatataagataGTGTGCTCCATGGAGAAAAGTAacaaacaaaatgaaataacacTTTCTGTCTTTTAGCACGTCACACAAGAAAATGATATGTATTTCTAACTCTACATCTctgtctttttctctttctcacttTCTTACTGGCTTATGGAGAAATTAGCACAATATTCCTTAAGTGCGTGTTTTAGAAAGGACGGATAGCTTCGATCATCTGAACTTGCATACTAACTGTATGATCTCATTTCAAGCGTGCGGTCTAACCAACTCGGTATGTACAGAATGTTCTGAAATGACAATGATGAGGATGATGATACTGCTGGTGATTCTGGTATGATAATGATCGTGATGATGATATATATgcacatatataatatatgatgaTTGTGGATGTTTTGTACAAGAACAAGAACGAGATTTATTGTAGCGGAGTACGTATATGTGcttatgtttatttaaagTTTCGTGCCGTGTGTTTAAATGTGTAATTGAGAATTAAAGGACTTAGTGCGTACACAGAGTCCAATAGAGTTTGTAGAACATGAGATTAAAGATTTTCATCGAGTGAAGATCATCAACTTTGATCTTGATCTTCTTGCTCGCGTGTCAGTGTCATTACACAATGTTACATTAATGCCATTGGTATACTCATTTTAATCAAATCATCAACATAGATCTATTTGAATTTCGCAACTGTGATTTAATTGAGACAAGATACTAACGATCATGAGATTAAGAAAGGTCAATAAGAAGATTTAGTTGAaagacaaatttcatttttatttaaataattgcatATGTCCcctaacaaaataaatttagaattttatgtaaaaagaacATTAAAATCGGAGTGCATTTATCTTACgttataaaaatgaagtttAGTCTTTGCTGCttagttcttttttaattactttttctttttctcttcttttttataagtTACATCTTCGTAGTCTTTATTAcaagcaaatatatatattgacatatatatattgtataaatatatatatgttctcGATGTTAAATTTATCTTCTTAATCGAGCAGATGAAGTTTCAAGAGGCCGTCTGTTCATTTCTAATGAACAATTTTGCGTTGCAACAGCAACATATTTACGATAAGTGTAATGTTCGTTTTTCATATGAGAAACCGTTAGAATGTATGGGAAAGAATAAGTGTGAAATTGAAGTTGCATACAGATTGATCGCAGCTACCCGATACTTAAAATGCCATTAATTCTTTAAACGTTTTGCCttaaaaggagagaaagaacaaaggggaaaaaaggaaaaagaaaacgtttcTAGCGCGTGTATACACGAACGATTTATGTGAGAAATGTGTTTTACCTTGGGTATGATAGGTGcgtaacaaatatttcattgattGATTGCGTGTGAAAGGTGGCATTTCTAATCTTTCCgacttcttatttttttttcctttcgattCACTTTAAAGACATATTGCAagcttttaatatatttttcgcaagtaaaaaaacagaaagtaaCAAAATTCTTCTATCGTCTGAAGCAATATAAGcttacatattttacaaactgAGAGTAgagtatttattttctaaagatCATGATTAGAAAACACAATGGAAAAAAATTTGCTCGTATTGCATAAATAGTAGCCAATAAACTCTTGCGTAgataaacttttaataaagatagaaaaaataactgcagttgaattattttatggtATTAACAATACGCTGCATTGAAATTAATGTAGGTGGGATATTTCCAGATTAACAATTATGAGTACACATTATTAAGAGGATATAAAAAGGATTTTTgtaaaagatacatttgtgTTATCATATCTTTTGTgcatgatattaattttagaatatttcctatttaacatgcatataattttattaattgtcaTTGAGCAATGCGAATTTCat
It includes:
- the LOC132914668 gene encoding uncharacterized protein LOC132914668 isoform X1; translated protein: MKVKLNLFVYFINKYFNYNSVKYYSQSKTLFNKTEVNFKNWEKELERTMQVLPNFITVEEETSLMEEIDPYVKRLKYEQSHWDDAIHNYRETEKGKWNNENAKVINRIREKAFSKDMSQIPLIHILDLAPEGWIKPHVDSIRFCGEIITGLSLLTDSVMRLKMVDNVTLYKDFLLPRRSLYIMRLVCRKIIKNGSTGNSSILAFVTCYTSCVLWMRYGMLIGDRFILLVNVFGSILQASYIYVFILYSVQKFKPIKQMIAATCFLGIVYFYSFYEEDRVLAAKYVGFLSCILTVLFFASPLMMLAHVVRVKSTESLPFPIIMASLIVSCQWFAYGCLLNDRFIQIPNFLGCVLSAFQLCFFLVYHNDQSNETYLI
- the LOC132914665 gene encoding TAR DNA-binding protein 43 isoform X1, which codes for MSSYIQVAEDEGDEPIELPTEDDSTLLLTTVTAQFPGTCGLKYRNPESRTMRGIRLVDGRLHPPENGWGKAIYFCVFPKENKRKSDDNLENSTAKTKRMETKLRCTDLIVLGLPWKTTEQNLREYFETFGEVLMAQVKKDAKSGQSKGFGFIRFGSYESQLRCLAQRHMIDGRWCDVKVPNSKEGMIQQVPCKVFVGRCTEDLTADDLRDYFSKYGEVTDVFIPKPFRAFSFVTFLDPEVAQSLCGEDHIIKGVSVHVSNAAPKSEGNNKNFNNQVNSNMRRGAPGPVENNVQGNYQGNRYMGHSGNNMGPNGWNNPGNRGNLDMPNLQALGITGQNNGGGGGGGMSNPLAMGGLNLSALPVNPALVAAALNQASWGLIGNLQNQGNDQGYSNQPGPPGQPPSGNNSIGNSGNSGFLSWMNQGGGDGNTGNPGTGGPGPNNPNASQGAWQNHPGQRDQKSNTFLKYE
- the LOC132914665 gene encoding TAR DNA-binding protein 43 isoform X3 — encoded protein: MSSYIQVAEDEGDEPIELPTEDDSTLLLTTVTAQFPGTCGLKYRNPESRTMRGIRLVDGRLHPPENGWGKAIYFCVFPKAKTKRMETKLRCTDLIVLGLPWKTTEQNLREYFETFGEVLMAQVKKDAKSGQSKGFGFIRFGSYESQLRCLAQRHMIDGRWCDVKVPNSKEGMIQQVPCKVFVGRCTEDLTADDLRDYFSKYGEVTDVFIPKPFRAFSFVTFLDPEVAQSLCGEDHIIKGVSVHVSNAAPKSEGNNKNFNNQVNSNMRRGAPGPVENNVQGNYQGNRYMGHSGNNMGPNGWNNPGNRGNLDMPNLQALGITGQNNGGGGGGGMSNPLAMGGLNLSALPVNPALVAAALNQASWGLIGNLQNQGNDQGYSNQPGPPGQPPSGNNSIGNSGNSGFLSWMNQGGGDGNTGNPGTGGPGPNNPNASQGAWQNHPGQRDQKSNTFLKYE
- the LOC132914665 gene encoding uncharacterized protein LOC132914665 isoform X2, encoding MSSYIQVAEDEGDEPIELPTEDDSTLLLTTVTAQFPGTCGLKYRNPESRTMRGIRLVDGRLHPPENGWGKAIYFCVFPKENKRKSDDNLENSTAKTKRMETKLRCTDLIVLGLPWKTTEQNLREYFETFGEVLMAQVKKDAKSGQSKGFGFIRFGSYESQLRCLAQRHMIDGRWCDVKVPNSKNIDGLMMARQYDTSKHNECYRPIPVHTPSSRRVPVAKPYINLNTSEAANTPRYDSEYDYKTTHYPSYPPNYPYDDNNKYKYEGQNYNAYEKPSYPSYEDPGYDTRNYMVQHTTAAAPNPSAAYPSDTEYTRYTNYEGRAVYPVMENPDYTEKARYNYGYDRNYYEADGRYASTDCRYALDVRYPDTRHADNRIPADSREADCRYPVDNRDMDRRYAVDGRDPDGRYAVENREVDTRYPPDSKEVDARFTDTTRYPAKENYYDRYYKHRPSRDHHVSDTSRY
- the LOC132914665 gene encoding TAR DNA-binding protein 43 isoform X4, whose amino-acid sequence is MSSYIQVAEDEGDEPIELPTEDDSTLLLTTVTAQFPGTCGLKYRNPESRTMRGIRLVDGRLHPPENGWGKAIYFCVFPKENKRKSDDNLENSTAKTKRMETKLRCTDLIVLGLPWKTTEQNLREYFETFGEVLMAQVKKDAKSGQSKGFGFIRFGSYESQLRCLAQRHMIDGRWCDVKVPNSKEGMIQQVPCKVFVGRCTEDLTADDLRDYFSKYGEVTDVFIPKPFRAFSFVTFLDPEVAQSLCGEDHIIKGVSVHVSNAAPKSEGNNKNFNNQVNSNMRRGAPGPVENNVQGNYQGNRYMGHSGNNMGPNGWNNPGNRGNLDMPNLQALGITGQNNGGGGGGGMSNPLAMGGLNLSALPVNPALVAAALNQASWGLIGNLQNQGNDQGYSNQPGPPGQPPSGNNSIGGPGPNNPNASQGAWQNHPGQRDQKSNTFLKYE